One region of Pogona vitticeps strain Pit_001003342236 chromosome 1, PviZW2.1, whole genome shotgun sequence genomic DNA includes:
- the LOC110078303 gene encoding olfactory receptor 2G3-like — protein MKMADINETFVTEFVFLGFSSQPKVQVLLFVAFLTCYLLTMFGNITIISVIRADPQLHTPMYFFLINLSLLDIYYISTNVPQMLMNLVTRRRTISFWGCVIQMYFSLAFGMTECFLLGVMAYDRYVAICQPLHYAATMNWEMCFWLAAFCWSSGLLSSMTINVFTFQLPFCGPNTLNHYFCEVPAVLSLACTDTSFIEMIVFVFSIVIVFIPFLLIMVSYTFIFFAVLQRQSAQGRTKAFSTCASHLIVVTIFYGTAIFMYRRPKLKYSQDRGKVTALFYTIIMPMLNPLIYSLRNKDVKDVLRKRHVLIKC, from the coding sequence ATGAAAATGGCTGACATCAACGAAACCTTTGTGACAGAGTTCGTGTTTCTGGGTTTCTCCAGCCAGCCCAAGGTCCAGGTGCTTCTCTTTGTGGCTTTTCTGACTTGCTACCTACTCACAATGTTTGGGAACATCACCATCATCTCTGTGATCAGAGCTGACCCTCAGCTTCACACACCCATGTATTTTTTCCTTATCAATTTGTCCCTCTTAGACATTTACTACATCTCCACCAATGTTCCCCAGATGCTGATGAACCTAGTGACCAGAAGGAGAACAATCTCATTTTGGGGTTGTGTGATCCAGATGTATTTTTCCCTGGCTTTTGGCATGACTGAATGCTTCCTGCTTGGAGTCATGGCTTACGATAGATATGTGGCAATCTGTCAGCCTCTGCATTATGCAGCCACCATGAACTGGGAGATGTGTTTTTGGCTGGCTGCCTTTTGTTGGAGCAGTGGTTTACTGAGTTCCATGACTATTAATGTTTTCACCTTCCAGTTGCCTTTCTGTGGTCCTAACACCTTGAACCATTATTTTTGTGAGGTGCCAGCTGTGCTGTCTTTGGCTTGCACTGACACTTCTTTCATTGAAATGATTGTGTTTGTTTTCAGCATCGTCATCGTTTTTATTCCCTTCTTGCTGATCATGGTCTCTTATACATTCATATTCTTTGCTGTACTGCAGAGACAAAGTGCCCAAGGAAGAACCAAGGCATTCTCTACCTGCGCATCCCACCTTATTGTAGTGACCATATTTTATGGGACAGCCATATTCATGTACAGGCGGCCAAAGTTGAAGTACTCACAAGACAGAGGCAAAGTGACTGCTTTGTTTTATACCATTATAATGCCAATGCTCAACCCCCTGATATACAGCCTGAGGAACAAGGATGTAAAGGATGTTCTGAGGAAACGACACGTGTTAATAAAATGCTGA